Proteins from one Erysipelothrix larvae genomic window:
- a CDS encoding homoserine dehydrogenase, translated as MKIAVCGYGVVGKGVVDIIDRRDDCEVLYIFTRETLDDKRYTTDYQDILNDKQVDLVVEAMGGIEPAYSMLKAALEQGKHVVTSNKALVAKHGATLHLCAQKHGVHFLFEGSVGGGIPILSALRNGLAHEPIYKIEAILNGTSNYILTQVIETDASFETVLKRAQRLGYAERDPSDDVDGFDTARKIAILGSILTKHFVDYESIYTVGIRHVHPAIYEFAKKMDFKLKLVACLETTEAGVTASVEPILLPKKHPLYQVDDVDNAVAVYGKDVGTIVFKGQGAGREPTASAVVADVLACKNPYLVNTTWDFEPVDVKRDKGMYAVWLPVEAEIKPFCNTEISVVIMDYNEAQASGGVFVRIEGEL; from the coding sequence ATGAAAATAGCAGTTTGTGGTTATGGTGTAGTTGGCAAAGGAGTCGTCGATATTATCGATCGACGCGATGATTGTGAAGTGCTCTATATTTTTACGCGCGAGACACTGGATGATAAACGCTATACTACTGACTATCAAGATATCTTGAACGATAAGCAAGTTGATCTTGTAGTTGAAGCCATGGGTGGTATAGAACCCGCTTATTCAATGCTCAAAGCAGCACTTGAACAAGGAAAACATGTTGTAACATCAAATAAAGCACTTGTTGCAAAACATGGTGCAACATTACACTTATGCGCTCAAAAACATGGCGTTCACTTTTTATTTGAAGGAAGTGTTGGCGGTGGTATTCCCATATTATCAGCATTAAGAAACGGGTTAGCGCATGAACCTATTTATAAGATTGAGGCCATTCTCAATGGCACATCAAATTATATCTTGACACAAGTCATCGAAACGGATGCATCATTTGAAACAGTACTTAAACGTGCCCAACGCTTAGGGTATGCTGAACGTGATCCAAGTGATGACGTGGATGGATTTGATACAGCACGAAAGATTGCAATCTTGGGGTCAATCTTGACAAAACACTTTGTTGATTACGAATCGATTTATACAGTAGGGATTCGCCATGTTCACCCAGCAATCTATGAATTTGCAAAGAAAATGGATTTTAAATTAAAATTGGTCGCATGTTTAGAAACAACAGAAGCAGGTGTTACAGCAAGTGTTGAACCCATACTTCTACCCAAAAAACATCCCCTTTACCAAGTGGACGATGTCGATAATGCTGTTGCTGTATATGGTAAAGATGTTGGAACCATTGTTTTTAAAGGTCAAGGAGCAGGGCGAGAACCCACAGCAAGTGCAGTTGTTGCTGATGTATTGGCCTGTAAGAATCCATACCTTGTAAATACAACGTGGGACTTTGAACCTGTTGACGTAAAACGGGATAAAGGGATGTATGCTGTATGGCTTCCAGTAGAAGCTGAGATTAAACCTTTTTGTAACACTGAAATATCAGTTGTTATCATGGATTACAATGAAGCACAAGCTTCTGGAGGCGTGTTTGTGCGCATTGAAGGAGAGTTATGA
- a CDS encoding aspartate kinase — translation MRIVQKYGGSSLKDAQCIGRVADRIAKSYHEGNQLIIVLSAQGNTTNELIKKAMELNDQPSQRELDMLLATGEQQSVALMSLALSKRNCSSVSLNAYQAKIQSDGIYGSARITNIDTTRIEEELSQSNIVLVTGFQAVNHTEDFTTLGRGGSDTSAVAIAHVLNADFCEIYSDVDGIYSADPRQVPHAKKLKSIDYDSMLELSSLGAKVLHNRSVEIARKYGVVLHIKSSFDDIEGTTVMQNPIEKTKVSGVVVDKNIATISVIGLKDRPGIAYQIFSVLAHNNIPIDIILQSIGRDNTKDMVFTVSLDNGPKALEYLLSAQHDFEAEDIILNEASAKLSVVGAGLEANPVIGAVVFETLFKAGVNIDMISTSEIKMSLIIPQEQANEAVVLLHDRLLEYI, via the coding sequence ATGAGAATTGTACAGAAGTATGGTGGGAGTTCTTTAAAAGACGCCCAGTGTATTGGTCGTGTCGCAGATCGCATTGCAAAATCATATCATGAAGGCAATCAATTGATTATTGTCTTATCTGCGCAAGGAAATACGACCAATGAATTGATAAAGAAAGCAATGGAACTCAATGACCAACCAAGTCAACGTGAACTTGATATGCTACTGGCTACAGGAGAACAACAATCCGTAGCGCTCATGTCTTTAGCGTTATCCAAACGAAATTGTTCATCCGTTTCGTTGAATGCATATCAAGCAAAGATTCAATCCGATGGCATCTATGGTTCTGCACGGATTACAAATATTGATACGACACGGATTGAAGAAGAACTCAGTCAATCGAATATTGTCCTTGTGACAGGGTTTCAAGCCGTTAACCATACCGAAGACTTCACAACATTAGGCCGGGGGGGTTCTGATACCAGTGCAGTCGCAATCGCGCATGTTTTAAATGCTGATTTTTGTGAGATTTATTCGGATGTTGATGGCATCTACTCAGCAGATCCAAGACAAGTACCACATGCTAAAAAACTTAAGAGTATTGATTATGATTCAATGCTCGAACTATCATCGCTTGGGGCAAAGGTACTTCATAATCGATCGGTTGAAATCGCGCGTAAATATGGTGTTGTATTGCATATTAAATCTAGTTTTGACGATATAGAAGGGACAACCGTAATGCAAAATCCAATTGAAAAAACAAAAGTAAGTGGCGTCGTTGTAGACAAAAACATTGCAACTATCTCAGTGATTGGGCTTAAAGATAGACCAGGAATCGCGTATCAAATCTTTTCAGTCCTTGCGCATAATAACATACCTATAGATATCATTCTTCAATCCATTGGCCGTGATAATACGAAAGATATGGTCTTCACCGTGTCCCTTGATAACGGGCCCAAGGCACTAGAATATCTATTAAGTGCTCAACATGATTTTGAAGCTGAGGATATTATACTTAATGAAGCAAGTGCAAAATTATCTGTAGTGGGTGCGGGTTTAGAAGCAAATCCAGTCATTGGTGCAGTTGTATTTGAAACACTGTTTAAAGCAGGAGTCAACATTGATATGATTTCAACCTCAGAAATTAAGATGTCACTCATCATCCCACAAGAACAAGCCAATGAGGCAGTGGTCTTACTTCATGACCGCTTGCTGGAATATATATAG
- a CDS encoding aspartate-semialdehyde dehydrogenase: protein MKRYNVGIVGATGLVGRKILEILVERDFPIQNLFLFASSRSHGKVITCGPYSVSVEGLNDDSFKDKHLDFVLFSAGKEASHHYAPLAAEAGAIVVDNSSCWRMDPDVPLVVAEVNPEDAFKHQGIIANPNCSTIQSVLPLKGILDKYGLDRVSYTTYQAVSGAGIKGIEDLKEQKQAHFPHHIHKNILPHIDAFDEDGYTFEEKKMIEETRKILHLPNLKVTATTVRVPIENTHAIAINASLSKPFELNELETVLEAYQGLQIIKPYPTSEMADGQDDVLIGRIRKDPTLPNSVHIWCVADNIRKGAATNTVQIAELFL from the coding sequence ATGAAACGATATAACGTAGGAATTGTTGGTGCGACTGGACTTGTTGGTCGAAAAATCTTAGAAATCTTGGTCGAACGAGATTTTCCAATTCAGAATCTATTCTTATTTGCATCGTCTCGATCTCACGGTAAAGTGATTACCTGTGGCCCTTATAGTGTGAGTGTTGAAGGGCTTAATGACGATTCATTCAAAGATAAACATTTGGACTTTGTACTTTTTTCTGCAGGAAAAGAGGCATCACATCACTATGCACCACTTGCAGCGGAAGCAGGAGCAATTGTTGTTGATAACAGTTCATGTTGGCGCATGGATCCAGATGTTCCCTTAGTCGTAGCAGAGGTGAATCCTGAAGATGCATTTAAGCATCAGGGAATCATTGCGAATCCAAATTGCTCTACAATTCAATCAGTACTTCCACTGAAAGGAATTCTTGATAAGTATGGATTGGATCGTGTAAGTTACACCACTTATCAAGCAGTCTCTGGGGCAGGTATCAAAGGGATTGAAGATTTAAAAGAACAAAAACAAGCGCATTTTCCACATCATATTCACAAGAATATCCTGCCTCATATCGATGCTTTTGATGAGGATGGATATACCTTTGAAGAGAAAAAGATGATTGAAGAGACACGCAAAATATTGCATTTACCAAACTTAAAAGTAACAGCAACAACAGTGCGCGTTCCAATTGAGAATACACATGCAATTGCAATTAATGCTTCTTTATCAAAACCATTTGAACTCAATGAGCTCGAGACTGTATTAGAAGCTTACCAAGGACTTCAAATTATCAAACCTTACCCGACATCAGAAATGGCCGATGGTCAAGATGATGTCTTAATTGGACGTATTCGAAAAGATCCAACATTACCGAATAGTGTTCATATTTGGTGTGTTGCTGACAACATACGAAAGGGTGCTGCAACCAATACAGTTCAGATTGCAGAGTTATTTCTGTAA
- a CDS encoding LysR family transcriptional regulator: MDLKKLNYFVALVEEGNFTRAARSLSVTQPALSWNVKYLEDVLSTQLVKRSTNGIEITKAGEMLYNGAKELLQEADELKKSVSKVGLQK, from the coding sequence ATGGATTTAAAGAAGCTCAATTATTTTGTAGCATTGGTAGAAGAAGGTAACTTCACACGTGCAGCTCGCTCGCTATCAGTGACACAACCAGCACTTAGCTGGAATGTTAAATATTTAGAAGATGTACTCAGCACTCAACTCGTAAAACGTTCTACTAACGGAATTGAGATTACGAAAGCAGGAGAAATGCTTTATAATGGAGCAAAGGAACTCTTGCAAGAAGCTGACGAGTTAAAAAAATCTGTAAGCAAAGTGGGCTTGCAGAAATAG
- a CDS encoding exonuclease domain-containing protein gives MTQLTQRTSNRTSKGKSLLSFYDAYCVVAIETTDFDYGQGEIIEIASKKYRNHQCVDSFHYHIKPTSPISSYIEDLTGITNECVSKSPSLSQVFPLFLDFIDKDILITNQANRTINFLYDACTQVFHQPLINDYVDIHRLSRYLMTIIENHQLDTPMRSLVFPVQTHHPIDNVVIIQEMYSTLRNLGIPLLTKHVIAPSNLDASSESVNSDNYFLNKNVVFTGKLDGFTRNAASQILVKLGANIQYGVTKRTGILILGTSRYQNDTNGGKSNKHRRAEQLIEQGKSVEIMCEDTFLRLANYK, from the coding sequence ATGACCCAATTGACGCAAAGAACTTCAAATCGAACCTCTAAAGGAAAAAGTTTATTAAGCTTTTATGATGCATATTGCGTCGTCGCAATTGAAACGACAGATTTTGACTATGGTCAGGGTGAAATCATTGAGATTGCATCAAAAAAATATCGGAATCATCAATGCGTTGATTCCTTTCATTATCATATTAAGCCAACCTCACCTATTTCTTCCTATATCGAAGATCTTACAGGAATTACCAATGAGTGCGTCAGTAAATCACCGTCTCTTTCACAAGTTTTTCCTCTATTTCTTGATTTTATTGATAAGGATATCCTTATTACCAATCAAGCAAATAGAACGATTAACTTCCTATACGATGCTTGTACTCAAGTATTTCATCAGCCCTTAATCAACGATTATGTAGACATTCATCGATTATCTCGATATTTAATGACAATCATCGAAAACCATCAACTTGATACTCCGATGCGGTCCCTTGTTTTTCCAGTTCAAACCCACCACCCCATAGATAATGTCGTCATAATTCAAGAGATGTATTCAACCCTTAGAAACCTTGGAATACCACTTTTAACCAAGCATGTAATTGCACCTTCAAATCTAGACGCTTCGTCAGAAAGTGTCAATTCAGATAATTATTTTCTCAACAAAAATGTTGTTTTTACCGGTAAGCTTGATGGGTTTACACGCAATGCTGCATCTCAAATTTTGGTTAAGTTAGGCGCAAACATTCAGTATGGTGTAACAAAACGTACTGGTATATTAATATTAGGTACCTCACGATACCAAAATGATACCAATGGAGGCAAGTCAAACAAACATAGACGCGCAGAGCAATTGATTGAACAAGGAAAATCTGTTGAGATCATGTGTGAGGATACCTTTTTAAGACTTGCGAATTATAAATAA
- the pyrR gene encoding bifunctional pyr operon transcriptional regulator/uracil phosphoribosyltransferase PyrR — translation MNIIMDENAINRALTRMAHEIIERNNGLNRVILLGIETRGATLAFRLANIIESIEKVKVPVASLDVSYWRDDVDVKQQAMRLPLSVQDRIVVLVDDVLFKGRTVRAAMDGIVYNGRPGAIQLATLVDRGHREFPIRADFVGKNIPTALSETVKVHLVENDNEECVILSK, via the coding sequence ATGAATATAATTATGGATGAAAATGCGATAAACAGAGCATTAACTAGAATGGCACATGAGATTATTGAACGCAACAATGGACTGAATCGTGTCATCTTATTAGGAATTGAAACGCGTGGTGCAACCTTAGCGTTTAGACTTGCAAATATTATTGAATCAATTGAAAAAGTAAAAGTACCTGTTGCATCCTTGGATGTAAGTTATTGGCGAGATGATGTTGATGTAAAACAACAGGCAATGCGACTCCCATTAAGCGTACAAGATCGAATTGTTGTTTTAGTTGACGATGTCTTGTTTAAAGGAAGAACTGTACGTGCTGCAATGGATGGAATAGTTTATAATGGAAGACCCGGTGCAATTCAACTTGCTACGCTTGTTGATCGTGGGCATCGAGAGTTTCCTATACGTGCTGACTTTGTTGGGAAAAACATTCCAACAGCATTAAGTGAGACTGTAAAAGTTCATTTAGTTGAAAATGACAACGAAGAGTGTGTTATTTTAAGTAAGTAG
- a CDS encoding glycosyltransferase encodes MRIGLFSDTYVPDINGVASSVATLQHALEEAGHTVFVITTQSTLMSATLEDNVLRLPGVELKFLYGYTMSSPVHISAMRAIEEMNLDIIHAHTEFGIGIFARQCARSLYIPLVITYHTQYEDYTHYVNFLGLKSIDTVSKKAVAALRRFYSKNVQAVIVPSQKTKDLLMNYDIRKKIAVIPSGLNLKSFKEVQTEEVASIRQELDLNDKFTIVYLGRIAEEKSLELVIDAVSKLMDEKENVRMIIAGDGPSVDDLKNQVSDLGKQDKFYFVGSVMRDRVPAYYHASDAFVSASLTETQGLTFIEALASGLCVFARPDRALDDLIIEGETGYLFSDIDAFVEKAVMYIDNYETLKDQFQAKAQEIVSGLSSETFAKNILDCYQEAIDSYHGKYEIEYLDQDEERTYIDIKQGFEHDKLVFDTELIQRRGLSVGMKLSRNEINSLEEDQKIYEAYQAVLKRIAIRDYTSFEISDFLRTRHEMNEEQVETILEILKKRRFINDDRYFKDKIDYHRDQLRGNEWIIEDLSRRGFSKIDIENTLLDEDHEIYVERGLKRAINYSGSIKEGSRLQRNSKVRQHLLRQGFEVSVIREIMSQLEDDYTHDAERASLMRIMSKAFIRYLRKDDEQLARTKTINYGISKGYPVDMVKDVMEELDDDSED; translated from the coding sequence ATGAGAATCGGATTATTTTCTGATACCTATGTACCAGATATAAATGGTGTTGCTTCTTCGGTCGCAACACTTCAACATGCACTTGAGGAAGCAGGGCATACTGTATTTGTCATTACGACACAGTCCACGCTTATGTCCGCAACACTTGAAGATAATGTGTTACGCTTGCCAGGGGTAGAATTAAAATTTTTATATGGATATACGATGAGTTCCCCCGTTCATATCAGTGCCATGAGAGCAATTGAGGAAATGAACCTTGATATTATTCATGCACATACGGAATTTGGGATTGGTATTTTTGCGCGCCAATGTGCACGGTCATTATATATACCACTTGTGATTACATACCATACACAATACGAAGACTATACACATTATGTGAACTTTTTGGGTCTTAAGAGCATTGATACTGTATCCAAAAAGGCCGTAGCTGCTTTGAGACGTTTCTATTCAAAAAATGTTCAAGCTGTAATTGTTCCTTCGCAAAAAACAAAGGATCTTTTGATGAATTATGATATAAGAAAAAAGATTGCGGTAATTCCAAGTGGATTAAATTTGAAGAGTTTTAAAGAAGTTCAAACAGAAGAAGTCGCATCAATTCGACAAGAGTTGGATTTGAATGATAAGTTCACAATTGTTTACTTAGGAAGAATTGCGGAAGAAAAAAGTCTTGAATTGGTCATTGATGCTGTATCAAAACTTATGGATGAAAAAGAAAATGTACGGATGATCATCGCTGGGGATGGCCCATCAGTAGATGATCTCAAGAATCAAGTAAGCGACTTAGGTAAACAGGATAAGTTTTATTTCGTTGGTTCTGTTATGCGAGATCGTGTTCCAGCATATTATCATGCGAGTGATGCCTTTGTTTCCGCATCGCTCACTGAGACTCAAGGGTTAACCTTTATTGAGGCACTTGCGAGTGGCTTATGTGTATTTGCACGACCTGATAGAGCCTTGGACGATTTAATTATTGAAGGTGAAACGGGATATCTGTTTAGTGATATCGACGCGTTTGTTGAAAAAGCAGTCATGTATATTGATAATTATGAAACGTTAAAAGATCAATTCCAAGCCAAAGCACAAGAAATTGTGAGTGGTCTAAGCAGTGAAACCTTTGCGAAAAACATTCTTGATTGCTATCAAGAGGCCATTGATTCGTATCATGGCAAATATGAAATTGAATACCTTGATCAGGACGAAGAACGAACCTATATTGATATAAAACAAGGGTTTGAACACGATAAACTAGTTTTTGATACAGAACTAATTCAACGAAGGGGATTGAGTGTTGGAATGAAGCTATCTCGAAACGAAATTAACTCACTTGAAGAAGATCAAAAAATATATGAAGCGTATCAAGCAGTGTTGAAACGCATTGCAATTCGTGATTACACAAGTTTTGAAATTTCTGATTTCTTAAGAACACGTCATGAAATGAATGAAGAACAAGTCGAAACAATTCTTGAAATATTGAAGAAACGACGCTTCATTAATGACGACCGATACTTTAAAGATAAAATTGATTACCATCGTGATCAGTTACGTGGAAATGAATGGATTATTGAAGATTTAAGCCGAAGAGGCTTCTCAAAAATCGATATTGAAAACACCTTATTAGATGAAGACCATGAAATTTATGTAGAGCGGGGACTTAAACGCGCAATAAATTATAGTGGTTCGATTAAGGAAGGTTCGCGTTTACAGCGTAATTCAAAGGTAAGGCAACATTTGTTGCGACAAGGATTCGAAGTCTCGGTAATACGAGAAATCATGAGTCAACTTGAAGATGATTATACCCACGATGCAGAACGCGCTTCTTTGATGCGAATCATGTCAAAAGCATTTATTCGTTATCTTAGAAAAGATGATGAGCAACTTGCTCGAACAAAAACCATTAATTACGGGATTTCAAAAGGATATCCTGTAGACATGGTTAAAGATGTTATGGAGGAATTAGATGACGACTCAGAAGATTAA
- a CDS encoding 3'-5' exoribonuclease YhaM family protein yields the protein MTTQKINTLENGMKTTLPMLVTNVLRGVTQNGAPYLTISFQDNTGSIEGKWWDVKPFDEANVKQGKIGMVKVDAILYKGALQLRVHNIDFSESYNVNDFVLGSQYEPEFLKKEIEGFKNMIENSVYRSIVDKCFDFYGEDFYLYPAATKNHHDFVGGLATHVYGMCLLAVDLCKLYPILDLDLLLAGVLLHDMGKIEEYSAPILSEYTPQGKLLGHISIMQAKVYEVTCELGVRDTEEAMLLRHLILSHHGQYEYGSPVLPLVKEAEILNFIDNIDARMNMFDKIYKDLEEGTFAPRAFPLENRTFYKGKGVK from the coding sequence ATGACGACTCAGAAGATTAATACATTAGAAAATGGCATGAAGACTACATTGCCAATGCTTGTAACAAACGTACTTCGTGGTGTTACACAAAATGGTGCACCATACTTAACGATTTCATTTCAAGACAATACAGGATCCATTGAAGGAAAATGGTGGGATGTGAAACCCTTTGATGAGGCCAATGTGAAACAAGGTAAGATTGGAATGGTAAAAGTTGATGCGATTCTATATAAAGGAGCGCTACAATTAAGAGTACACAATATTGATTTTAGCGAATCATACAATGTCAATGATTTTGTGCTAGGATCACAGTATGAACCCGAGTTTTTGAAAAAGGAAATTGAAGGGTTCAAGAATATGATTGAGAATTCAGTGTACCGTTCAATAGTCGATAAGTGTTTTGATTTCTATGGTGAAGATTTCTATCTTTACCCTGCAGCAACCAAGAATCATCATGATTTTGTAGGAGGTCTTGCTACCCATGTATATGGGATGTGTCTACTTGCTGTAGATTTATGCAAACTTTACCCAATTTTAGATTTGGATTTACTCCTAGCAGGTGTACTGCTTCATGATATGGGGAAAATTGAAGAATACTCCGCACCGATTTTAAGCGAGTACACACCCCAAGGTAAACTGCTGGGGCATATATCGATTATGCAGGCTAAAGTTTATGAAGTGACCTGTGAACTTGGAGTTCGTGATACAGAAGAAGCCATGCTGTTAAGACATTTAATCTTAAGCCATCATGGTCAGTATGAATATGGTTCACCAGTATTACCGCTTGTAAAAGAAGCAGAAATATTAAACTTCATTGATAACATTGATGCACGCATGAATATGTTTGATAAGATCTACAAAGATCTTGAAGAAGGAACCTTCGCACCCCGTGCTTTCCCATTAGAAAATAGAACGTTCTATAAAGGAAAAGGCGTGAAGTAA
- the rpsP gene encoding 30S ribosomal protein S16, with protein MAVKLRLRRSGSKKRPFYRIVAADSRAPRDGRFIEIIGHYNPLTVPAEVKVDEELALKWLREGAQPSDTVRNILSKAGIMTRFHEEKAKK; from the coding sequence ATGGCAGTAAAACTACGTTTAAGAAGATCAGGTTCTAAAAAGCGTCCATTCTACCGTATTGTTGCAGCAGATTCTCGTGCACCACGTGATGGTCGTTTCATTGAAATTATTGGTCATTACAATCCTTTAACTGTTCCAGCTGAAGTAAAAGTTGATGAAGAGTTAGCATTGAAATGGTTACGTGAAGGTGCTCAACCATCCGATACAGTGCGTAATATTTTATCTAAAGCAGGTATCATGACACGTTTCCACGAAGAAAAGGCGAAGAAATAA
- a CDS encoding KH domain-containing protein, which yields MRPIEDILYDLVLPMVEKKDQLNVQRLPSLDDKEVILTVYAESSDVARLIGRQGSMAHAIRQTMTIGSRVMDQRISINFESYEDVS from the coding sequence ATGAGACCAATCGAAGATATTTTATATGATTTAGTACTTCCAATGGTCGAAAAGAAAGACCAGCTGAATGTTCAACGTTTACCAAGTCTTGATGATAAAGAAGTTATATTAACTGTTTATGCTGAAAGCTCAGATGTTGCACGTCTAATTGGTCGCCAGGGAAGCATGGCTCACGCAATTCGTCAAACGATGACAATTGGCTCACGTGTTATGGATCAACGTATCTCGATTAATTTTGAGTCGTATGAGGATGTTTCTTAA
- the rimM gene encoding ribosome maturation factor RimM (Essential for efficient processing of 16S rRNA), which produces MKVKIGVVAKPFGIRGEIKVKPMTDFAKERFSVGSKMELVTKNARKVVEIQSVRNHQDNLLIRLVGYDTLNDVEGLQLSSLEVERDDLHDLEEDEYYFVDLVGCNAYIDNQEIGSVIEVMDMPAQPLLRIKRLDNGEILMVPFVEVFIKDVNLDEKRIDINPMDGLL; this is translated from the coding sequence ATGAAAGTAAAAATAGGAGTCGTTGCGAAACCTTTTGGTATTCGTGGTGAAATTAAAGTTAAACCTATGACTGATTTTGCGAAAGAGCGATTCAGTGTGGGATCAAAAATGGAATTAGTCACAAAAAACGCTCGTAAGGTTGTTGAAATTCAATCCGTTCGTAATCATCAAGATAACTTACTCATTCGTCTTGTAGGGTATGATACCTTGAATGATGTGGAAGGTCTTCAATTATCATCACTTGAAGTCGAACGTGATGATTTACACGATCTGGAAGAGGATGAGTACTATTTTGTCGATCTTGTCGGGTGTAATGCCTACATTGATAATCAAGAAATCGGATCAGTGATTGAAGTTATGGACATGCCAGCCCAACCACTGCTTCGAATTAAACGTTTAGATAACGGCGAGATTTTGATGGTGCCTTTTGTTGAAGTCTTTATTAAAGATGTAAATCTTGATGAAAAACGCATCGATATTAATCCAATGGATGGTTTATTATGA
- the trmD gene encoding tRNA (guanosine(37)-N1)-methyltransferase TrmD encodes MRISIITLFPDMFEGFKQTSIIKRGLESGVIDIQCVDMRDFTLDKHNKVDDYPYGGGAGLVLMCQPVVDAIRATRTEDSLVIMLTPQGKTLKQEIAYELSTQKHLILVCGHYEGFDERIRDYVDMELSIGDYVLTGGEVAAMVISDAVVRLVEGVITKDSHEDDSFSDGLIEYAHYTRPRVFEGKEVPEVLFSGHHENIRKYRLQSSLEKTMKYRPDLLKNRVFTKEELKIVEMIRENEE; translated from the coding sequence ATGAGAATTTCAATCATTACACTTTTCCCTGATATGTTTGAAGGATTTAAACAAACTTCAATCATAAAACGGGGATTAGAAAGTGGAGTTATTGATATCCAATGTGTTGACATGCGTGATTTTACACTGGATAAACACAATAAAGTTGATGATTATCCCTATGGTGGTGGTGCTGGACTTGTTTTGATGTGCCAACCGGTAGTGGATGCAATCCGTGCAACACGAACTGAAGATTCACTCGTGATTATGTTGACGCCTCAAGGGAAAACTTTGAAGCAAGAGATAGCATATGAACTCAGTACGCAAAAACACCTTATTTTGGTTTGTGGACATTATGAAGGGTTTGATGAACGTATCCGTGATTATGTGGATATGGAACTTTCAATTGGTGATTATGTATTGACCGGTGGTGAAGTGGCTGCAATGGTCATAAGTGATGCTGTGGTACGTCTTGTTGAGGGTGTGATAACCAAAGATTCACATGAAGATGATTCGTTTAGTGATGGGCTTATTGAGTATGCACATTACACACGACCACGTGTTTTTGAAGGAAAAGAAGTACCTGAGGTCTTATTTAGTGGACATCATGAAAACATTCGAAAATATCGATTGCAATCATCCTTAGAGAAAACGATGAAATATCGACCAGATTTACTCAAAAATCGGGTATTTACAAAAGAAGAATTAAAAATCGTTGAAATGATACGAGAAAACGAAGAATAG